TTCTGGCCATGGTTTTCGCTCCCAAGTACGGGATTTTAGCCCAAAATTCCCAAGTCAACCAACTAGAGTGATATGCAATGTAGAGAGTTTAGGGAAGAATGCAACAGCCGCCCTATCTCCCCATCACTCATTCCCGTATCATGGATCAATAGTGAAGACATCGCCTTTGAGATATTAGAAACATGGGAAGCGAAACAATTGTATTGCTATCACGTCGCGAAATCGACAAAATGCGGAAAGCTGGCATCTTAGCGAGTCAGTTACTCGATCACCTAGCGCCCATGGTACAACCTGGAGTCAGTACCCTAGAATTAAATGATGAAGCCGAGCGATGGACTCGCGAACATGGGGCGATTAGTGCGCCATTAGGATATCATGGCTTTCCCAAATCTATTTGTACCAGTGTTAATGAAGTCATTTGTCATGGTATTCCCAATAGCAAACAAAAGCTCAAGGACGGTGACATTATTAATATTGATGTGACTCCGATTTTAGATGGCTATTATGGGGATACATCGCGGACGTTTTTTGTCGGCACTCCTTCACCTGTCGCCAAAAAGTTGGTCGAGGTAACCTATGAATGTATGATGCGCGGGATTGCGGCCGTGAAACCAGGGGGGAGAATTGGCGATATTGGCGCAGCGATTCAAGAGTATGCCGAATCTCATGGGTTTTCGGTGGTGCGCGATTTTGTCGGTCATGGGATTAACCGCGAATTTCATACTGCTCCCCAGGTTCCCCATTATGGAGTCAGAGGAAAAGGAAAACGCTTGCGTAAAGGGATGGTGTTTACTATTGAGCCGATGATTAATGAAGGCACTTATGAGGCTCAGGTTTTAGACGATAATTGGACAGCCGTCACTCAGGATGGAAAACTCTCAGCCCAGTTTGAGCATACGATCGCCGTTACTGATACTGGAGTAGAAATCCTTACTTTACCAGAATCCAAAGACGAGTATAAAAGTGCTTAAAAAGCTTGAGGAATCCCTGGACTCAAGAGACGGGGATTCTTTGAGTTATCAGTAATGAAGTAAGAATTAATGTCAATATTGTATATTCACTAGAGCTACATTGCAAGTTATTCTCAATAATAGCGCTTTTTTGCAAATCAGTAATTGGGGCTTTATAATTTTAAGAACACTACTGTTATTGAGAATTTCTCAT
This Roseofilum capinflatum BLCC-M114 DNA region includes the following protein-coding sequences:
- the map gene encoding type I methionyl aminopeptidase; the encoded protein is MGSETIVLLSRREIDKMRKAGILASQLLDHLAPMVQPGVSTLELNDEAERWTREHGAISAPLGYHGFPKSICTSVNEVICHGIPNSKQKLKDGDIINIDVTPILDGYYGDTSRTFFVGTPSPVAKKLVEVTYECMMRGIAAVKPGGRIGDIGAAIQEYAESHGFSVVRDFVGHGINREFHTAPQVPHYGVRGKGKRLRKGMVFTIEPMINEGTYEAQVLDDNWTAVTQDGKLSAQFEHTIAVTDTGVEILTLPESKDEYKSA